The genomic DNA CGGCAGCGACCAGGTCCTGGATGGTCTTGAAGCGCGAGTCCTTGTTGACGGTCACGAGCATCGGGCCCTTGGCCAGCATCGCCACCGGCTTGAAGTCCTTGATGGCGTCGTAGGTGAGGTTGGTGCGAATGGCCGCGCCCGTGGTGAAGGTGGACGACAGCACCACCAGCGTATAGCCGTCGGCCGCGGCGCGCGCCACGGTGGCATTGGCGATCACGCCGCCGCCGGCCGGCTTGTTGTCGACCACCACCGGCTGGCCCAGCGCATCCTGCAGGCGCTTGCCGACGGCACGCGCGAAGGTGTCGTTGGATCCGCCGGGGGCGCTGCCGACCACCAGCGTGATCGGCTTGTTCGGAAAGGCGTCGGCCTGCGCGAAAGCCACCGCCGGCAGCGCGAGCGCCGCGATCGCGGCCAGCACGCGCCGGCGGTCGGTGACATGATGAAACGCCATGGTTGTCTCCTGATCGGTCATGCACGATCCTAAGAACAGCCTGCGCGCCTTTCGACGATGTTTTGTCATTCGAAAGAAGAGTTTTTCTTGTGCTCGGCACGCGCGCGCGGCGGCACACTTCGTTGTCCAAGGAGAGCCTCATGCGACTGCCCACCGATGCCCGCGGCGTCTATCCCATCGCGCCGACCCCCTTTCTCGACGACGGCACCATCGACACCGCATCGATCGACCGGCTGACCGACTTCTACCTGGCCTGCGGCGCCACCGGCCTCACGGTGCTCGGGCAGCTCGGCGAAGCGCCCAAGCTCGAGCACGAGGAAAGCGTCGCGGTCGCGGCGCAGATGATCCGCCGCGCGCCGCAGTTGCCGGTGATCGTCGGCGTCTCGGCGCCCGGCTTCGCGGCCATGCGGGCGCTGACGCGCGAGGTCATGGAGCGCGGCGCGGCCGGCGTGATGATCGCGCCGCCCAACACCTTGCGCACCGACGAGCAGATCGTCGGCTACTACCGGCAGGCCGCAGAGGCGATCGGCTCCGACGTGCCCTTCGTGCTGCAGGACTATCCGCTGACCTTCTCGGTGCAGATGACGCCCGGCGTGATCCGACGCATCGTCGCCGAGATTCCCTCGTGCGCCATGCTCAAGCACGAGGACTGGCCGGGGCTGGAAAAGATCTCGGCGCTGCGCGGCTTCGAGCGTGAAGGCATGCGGCACCTGCCGATCCTGTGCGGCAACAACGGGCTCTTCCTCGACTACGAGATGGAACGCGGCGCCGACGGCGCCAACACCGGCTACGCCTTCCCCGACATGCTGTGCGACGTGGTGCGCCTGTCGGCCGCGGGACAGCGCGAGGAAGCGCACGACCTCTTCGATGCCCACCTGCCGCTCTTGCGCTACGAGCAGCAGCCGGGCGTCGGCCTGGCCGTGCGCAAGTACGTGCTGCAGCGGCGCGGGCTGCTGAGCTCGGCCGCGCAGCGCAAGCCGGCCGCGGTGCTCACGCAAGCGGCACGCGCCGAAGTCGACCACCTGCTCGGCCGCCTCGCACGGCACGATCCGCGGGCGCGGCTGTGAGACGGCCATGAGAAGCAAGCTCTTCGTTCCGGGCTCGCGTCCCGAACTGTTCGCCAAGGCATTGGCGGGCGATGCCGACGGCATCTCCTTCGACCTCGAGGATGCGGTCGCCGAAACGCGCAAGGCCGAGGCGCGCGAGGCGGTGCGCGGGTTCCTGAAGAATGTCGAGGCGGTCGGCAGCAAGATCCTGATCGTGCGCGTCAACGCACTGGACACGCCGCACTTCGCCGCCGACATCGCCTGCGTCGCGCAGCCCGGCCTGCACGTGATCAACCTGCCCAAGCCCGAGACGCCCGACCAGGTGCGCGCCGCCGCCGATGCCATCGAACGCGCCGAGCACGCGAACGGCGTGGCCGCGCGGATCGGCCTGCTGCTCAACATCGAGACGCCGAAAGCCCTGCGCGATGCCGCAGCGCTGGCCGCCGCACACCCGCGCGTGGTCGGCCTGCAGCTGGGCCTGGGCGACCTGTTCGAGCCGCTCGGCATCGACCGGCGCGAGGCCGCCGCGGTGCGGCAGGCGATGTTCGCGGTGCGCATGGCCGCGGGCGTGGCGGGCGTCTATGCCTACGACAGCGCCTTCGCCAACTTCCGCGATGTCGAGGGCTTTCGCGAGGAGGCCGCGCTGTCGCGGCGCCTGGGCTTCCTCGGCAAGAGCTGCATCCATCCGAGCCAGGTTGCGCTGGCCAATGCGGCCTTCCGCCCGACCGATGCCGAGATCGCGCATGCGCTGCAGGTGCTGGCGGCCGCCGATGCAGCCTCGGCGCACGGCGTCGGCGCCTATGTGGTCGATGGCCGGATGATCGACGCGCCCTTTGCCGCCAGCGCCCGCGCCGTCGTCGCGAACGCACGGCGCCTGGGCCTGCTGCCCGCCGCCGCGGCCCATCCGCCGACGCACCATGAATGAGTCGACGCCCCTGCGCAATCCGTTGCCGCGCACCGGTCCGGCCGGTCCGCTCTCGGGCCTGCGCGTGCTCGACCTCAGCGCCTACATCGCCGGCCCCTACGGCTGCACGCTGCTGGCCGACCAGGGCGCGGAAGTGATCAAGATCGAGCCGCCCGCGGGCGACAACCTGCGCAGGTACCCGTCGACGCTGGAGGCCGAGAGCCGCGCCTTCCTCGGTGTCAACCGCAGCAAGCTGGGCATCGTGCTCGACCTCAAGGATCCCGCCGACCTCCAGGCGCTGCACGCGATGGTGAAGACGGCCGACGTGCTGGTGCACAACTTCAGGCCCGGCGTGCCGGTGCGGCTCGGCATCGACTACCAGCGCCTGAAGGCCGCCAATCCGCGCCTGATCTATTGCGCGGTCACCGGCTATGGCGACAGCGGGCCGCTCAAGGCCAAGGCCGGCTATGACCAGGTGCTGCAGACCATGACCGGCATGTGCGCGATGCAGGCGGCGCCCGGGCAGCCGCCGCAGATCCTCTACGGTTCGGTGGTCGACTACTACGCCGCCGCACTGGTGGCAGCCGGCGTGGCGTCGGCGCTGTACGAGCGCGAGAAGAGCGGCGAAGGCCAGGAGGTCGGCGTTTCGCTGCTGCGCTCGGCGCTCGCGATGCAGTCGGCACGCCTGGTGTGGGCCGAGGACGAGCCGCGCGAAGTCGGGCGCGACATGCGCTCGGGCGGCATCACCGGCATCCATCCGACGCGCGAGGGCCATCTCTACATCTCGGCCAACACGCCCCACTTCTGGCGCGCGCTGTGCGAGAAGACCGGCCTGGGTGAACTGCTGGCGACCGAGCGCTACGACAGCGTGCGCAAGCGCGCGCAGCACCACGAGGAGATCGTGCCGCGCCTGCATGCGGCGCTGGCGGAGCACAGTGCGCTCGAATGGGAAGCCCTCTTCGGCGAGGAGGTTCCGTGCGCGGCGGCGCGCACGGTCGAGGACATGTTCGACTTTCCGCAGGTGCTGGCCGAGGACATGGTGGGCCGCTTCGCGCACCCGGTGCTCGGCAGCTACCGCGGCTTCACGCGCGCGGTCGCCTTCGGCCGCACGCCCGGACCGGACCCGTTCGCGGCGCCGACGCTGGGCCAGCACGACGATCAGATGAAGCCCGCACGATGAACGCGATGCGAGGCGCCTGAGACGATGGACCGCATCGATTGCGCCGTGATCGGCGCCGGCGTGGTGGGCCTCGCAGTGGCGCGCGCACTCGCGATGGCGGGGCGCGAGGTCGTCATTCTCGAAGCCGAGAGCGCCATCGGCACGCAGACCAGCGCGCGCAATTCCGAGGTGATCCATGCCGGCATCTCGTACGCGCCCGGTTCGCTCAAGGGACGGCTGTGCGTGGCCGGCAAGGCCGCGCTGTATGCCTACTGCGCCGAGCGCGGCATCGGGCACCGGCGCATCGGCAAACTCATCGTGGCGACGCAGGCCTCGGAGCTGCCGGAGCTGGATCGCTACATCGCGCTCGGCGCCGCCAACGGCGTCACCGACCTGCGCGTGATCGGCGCCGCCGAAGCGCGCGCGATGGAGCCCGAGGTGCATTGCGTCGGCGCGCTGCATTCGCCCTCGACCGGCATCGTGGACAGCCACGGCCTGATGCTCGCCTACCTCGGCGATGCCGAAGTCCATGGCGCGACGCTGGCACTGCAGAGCCCGGTGCTGTCGGGCGAGGCCACGCAGGGCGGCATCGCGCTGCAGGTCGGCGGCGACGAGCCGAGCACGGTGCTGTGCCGCACCGTGGTCAATGCGGCCGGGCTCGGCGCGCAGCGGGTGGCAGGTGCGATCGCCGGCATGCCCGCCGCGCTGATTCCGCCGCTGTATTTCGCCGTCGGCCACTACTTCACGCTGGCGCGCAAGTCGCCCTTCCACCATCTCGTCTATCCCACCGGCCGCGAAGGCGCGCTGCGCGCGCACGTGACGATCGACCTCGGCGGCCAGTGCAAGTTTGGCCCCGACCTGAGCTGGCGCGATGGCGTGGACTACCGCTTCGATCCCACGCGCGAGCCCGCCTTCCGCGACGCGATCCGCCGCTACTACCCCGGCCTGCGCGACGGCGATCTGCAGCCCGGCTACACCGGCATCCGTCCGCGCCTCGCGGGCCCCGGATCCTCGATGCACAACGCGGCGACCGACTTCGTGGTGCAGGACGAAAGACAGCACGGCGCCGCCGGCCTCGTGAACCTGTTCGGCATCGAATCGCCCGGCCTCACCGCCTCGCTGGCGATCGGCGAGCATGTGCGGCAGACCCTCGGCGAGGCACGCACCGGCGCATCCTGATGCCACAAGATTCCATCCCTCATACCACCGGCACGCAGCCGCCTGTGCTGGCCCTGCCGCCGCAGGCCTGCGACGCGCACATCCATGTGTACGACGCGCGCTTTCCCTCGATCGGCGACCCGGCCCGCGTGCTTGCGCATGCGACGGCGAGCGACTACCGCCGGCTGCAGGCGCGCCTCGGAACGACGCGCACCGTGGTGGTCACGCCGACGGTCTACGGCACCGACAACCGCGTGACGCTGGACGCGATCCGGCAACTCGGACCAACGCACGCGCGCGGCA from Variovorax sp. PBL-E5 includes the following:
- a CDS encoding dihydrodipicolinate synthase family protein; this translates as MRLPTDARGVYPIAPTPFLDDGTIDTASIDRLTDFYLACGATGLTVLGQLGEAPKLEHEESVAVAAQMIRRAPQLPVIVGVSAPGFAAMRALTREVMERGAAGVMIAPPNTLRTDEQIVGYYRQAAEAIGSDVPFVLQDYPLTFSVQMTPGVIRRIVAEIPSCAMLKHEDWPGLEKISALRGFEREGMRHLPILCGNNGLFLDYEMERGADGANTGYAFPDMLCDVVRLSAAGQREEAHDLFDAHLPLLRYEQQPGVGLAVRKYVLQRRGLLSSAAQRKPAAVLTQAARAEVDHLLGRLARHDPRARL
- a CDS encoding HpcH/HpaI aldolase/citrate lyase family protein, which codes for MRSKLFVPGSRPELFAKALAGDADGISFDLEDAVAETRKAEAREAVRGFLKNVEAVGSKILIVRVNALDTPHFAADIACVAQPGLHVINLPKPETPDQVRAAADAIERAEHANGVAARIGLLLNIETPKALRDAAALAAAHPRVVGLQLGLGDLFEPLGIDRREAAAVRQAMFAVRMAAGVAGVYAYDSAFANFRDVEGFREEAALSRRLGFLGKSCIHPSQVALANAAFRPTDAEIAHALQVLAAADAASAHGVGAYVVDGRMIDAPFAASARAVVANARRLGLLPAAAAHPPTHHE
- a CDS encoding CoA transferase, which translates into the protein MNESTPLRNPLPRTGPAGPLSGLRVLDLSAYIAGPYGCTLLADQGAEVIKIEPPAGDNLRRYPSTLEAESRAFLGVNRSKLGIVLDLKDPADLQALHAMVKTADVLVHNFRPGVPVRLGIDYQRLKAANPRLIYCAVTGYGDSGPLKAKAGYDQVLQTMTGMCAMQAAPGQPPQILYGSVVDYYAAALVAAGVASALYEREKSGEGQEVGVSLLRSALAMQSARLVWAEDEPREVGRDMRSGGITGIHPTREGHLYISANTPHFWRALCEKTGLGELLATERYDSVRKRAQHHEEIVPRLHAALAEHSALEWEALFGEEVPCAAARTVEDMFDFPQVLAEDMVGRFAHPVLGSYRGFTRAVAFGRTPGPDPFAAPTLGQHDDQMKPAR
- a CDS encoding NAD(P)/FAD-dependent oxidoreductase, which translates into the protein MDRIDCAVIGAGVVGLAVARALAMAGREVVILEAESAIGTQTSARNSEVIHAGISYAPGSLKGRLCVAGKAALYAYCAERGIGHRRIGKLIVATQASELPELDRYIALGAANGVTDLRVIGAAEARAMEPEVHCVGALHSPSTGIVDSHGLMLAYLGDAEVHGATLALQSPVLSGEATQGGIALQVGGDEPSTVLCRTVVNAAGLGAQRVAGAIAGMPAALIPPLYFAVGHYFTLARKSPFHHLVYPTGREGALRAHVTIDLGGQCKFGPDLSWRDGVDYRFDPTREPAFRDAIRRYYPGLRDGDLQPGYTGIRPRLAGPGSSMHNAATDFVVQDERQHGAAGLVNLFGIESPGLTASLAIGEHVRQTLGEARTGAS